Proteins encoded by one window of Musa acuminata AAA Group cultivar baxijiao chromosome BXJ2-9, Cavendish_Baxijiao_AAA, whole genome shotgun sequence:
- the LOC135623682 gene encoding RING-H2 finger protein ATL65-like, whose amino-acid sequence MEAPSYAEAAYEFQWGPSPRVHGDGGSNPGWISPPLIAMVAVVGTAFLIVLYARILSRYLRLIRRRWRRWRRRRRFLQSMAATSDLDSLPPFNGGGSFGSSSDFFLSPYGLDDAAIKAIPVSLFSRTKAKQQAATNRECAVCLLEFEDDDTLRTLPLCAHAFHMDCIDVWLRSHPTCPLCRAAVLRHEAAFVPMRAARIRPSLDDILLIDPPPDRGADVILLPNPDTGPEIASAAGSPLAAEERFVSRGFLLKRSYSFGFEGSLAAERMLLEASTASPWRYRHQRGGFWSKRWPSPFGGVGMGSSSVSRAARVFSFRGATAALAKSPAFSKRRGFFPLSWEPSGRLIVSSAGPSLFPRPSFSSSSSSSTSLVFSSSRMRCGDPEALLSPERLKQSTPTQR is encoded by the coding sequence ATGGAGGCGCCGTCATACGCGGAGGCGGCGTATGAGTTCCAGTGGGGGCCATCCCCCCGCGTTCACGGCGACGGCGGGTCCAATCCGGGGTGGATCAGCCCCCCGCTAATCGCCATGGTGGCCGTCGTTGGCACCGCCTTCCTCATCGTCCTCTACGCCCGGATCCTCTCCCGATACCTCCGCCTCATCCGGCGCCGTTGGCGCcggtggaggcggcggcggaggttTCTGCAGTCCATGGCCGCGACGTCGGACCTGGACTCCCTCCCACCGTTCAACGGCGGCGGCTCCTTCGGCTCCTCCTCAGACTTCTTTCTCTCTCCCTACGGCCTCGACGACGCGGCCATCAAGGCGATCCCAGTGTCGCTGTTCTCGCGGACCAAGGCCAAGCAGCAGGCCGCCACGAACCGGGAGTGCGCGGTCTGCCTGTTGGAGTTCGAGGACGATGACACTCTCCGCACGCTGCCACTGTGCGCCCACGCCTTCCACATGGACTGCATCGACGTGTGGCTCCGATCGCACCCCACCTGCCCCCTCTGCCGTGCCGCCGTGCTCCGCCACGAGGCCGCCTTCGTCCCCATGCGCGCCGCTCGGATCCGCCCCAGCCTGGACGACATCCTCCTCATTGACCCGCCGCCCGACCGCGGGGCCGACGTGATCCTCCTCCCGAACCCCGACACCGGCCCCGAGATCGCCTCAGCCGCGGGATCCCCCCTCGCGGCCGAGGAACGGTTCGTGTCACGAGGGTTCCTACTCAAGCGCTCATACTCCTTCGGGTTCGAGGGGAGCCTGGCGGCGGAGCGGATGCTCTTAGAGGCGTCCACGGCATCGCCATGGCGGTACCGCCACCAGCGGGGGGGCTTCTGGAGCAAGCGGTGGCCGTCGCCTTTTGGGGGCGTCGGCATGGGGTCCTCCTCTGTCTCGCGGGCGGCGAGGGTCTTCTCCTTCCGCGGCGCCACCGCAGCCCTGGCCAAGTCCCCGGCCTTTTCTAAGCGACGAGGGTTCTTCCCGCTCTCGTGGGAACCGAGCGGGCGGCTTATCGTCAGCAGCGCGGGTCCGTCCCTCTTCCCGCGGCCGTCGTTctcgtcatcgtcatcgtcatcgaCATCGTTGGTGTTTTCATCGAGCCGGATGCGGTGCGGGGATCCGGAGGCGCTGCTGTCCCCGGAGCGGCTGAAGCAATCGACGCCCACGCAACGCTGA